From the Corynebacterium zhongnanshanii genome, the window TTTTAAACGGAACCAGATTTCCGTCCTTGATTGCCTCATCGAGGCTGTATTCGTACGTCGGCGTATTATCATCTACGCCAAAAAGTGCGTACGTATCGTGATTGATATCGGACTTAGGTGTTGCTGTCAGGCCGAGAACGTAGGCGTCGAAATAATTCAAAATTCGACCGAAATGGTTATACACGGAACGATGAGCTTCATCCACAATGATCAAGTCAAAGTCGAAGGGATTAAAACGTGCCGAGTTAGCACCATCATCGTTGATGAGGTTCATGATTGTGTGATGAGTGGAGATGTACACGTCACCCACTTGATCCGGATTCTCTAGCAGATTCACCGGTGAGGATTGTGGATAGAGGTTCAAGAACGCTTTATGTGCCTGATTTACAAGAGCGGTTCTATCTGCGAGGAAAAGAACTTTGCCCACCCAACCGGCGTTACGTAGAAGCTTAGCGGTGGCTACAGCGACTCGTGTTTTGCCTGTACCGGTTGCCATTACCAGTAGTGCTTGGCGATGCCGTTGTTGTTCCAGCGTTTCTGTTAATGCACGGATGGCTTCGAGCTGGTAAACGCGTCCGCCTGCGCCCGCAATCTCTGGGTCTACTTCCATATTCGCCAGAGACGAGCGCGTGTTCCGTCGTGCTATCATTCGCCGCAATTGTGGAGCATTTGGAAAGCCCTCTACCTCGCGGGCCGGGTAGCCAGCGCCAGATCCGGGAAGGTTTGCTGCGTCGTCGATAATGTCAATCTGGAAACCATTGGTGCAGAACATCACGGGGCGCTGACCGTAGGCACGTTCTATGCAATCAGCGTAGAGTTTCACTTGCTGTGCGCCCGCGCTCATGGACTCCATTGCTTTTTTCGCTTCAATTACGGCAAGAGGGGTGCGGTCATCGTCCCATAAAACGTAATCTGCGTAGCCCATGCCGCTGGGGGTGGGCATGCCTGTGAGCTTCAGTTCGCGGGTTATTGAATCGCCAGTGAAACCTGCGTCGGCGAGCATTGGGTCGATGAGTTGGCGGCGAGTCTCAACCTCGCTAATCGCCAAGGGAGCAGTGGGGCGTCCTGTATCTACAGACTTCGAAGCCTGTTGTTTGGCCAATTCGGCTTGGAGCTGTTCAATTTGCGCCGCGAGCTCACGTTCGACTTCCTCTTTCGCAACTCGTTCGGCTTCTGCCCGCGCCTCCGCGTCCGCGAGTTGTGACTGTGCCTGCATCTGCGCGTTACGGCGTTGCAGCTCAAACTTTGCTTTTTCCCGCAACCGTTGAGCTTCTGCATCGCGCATTTTTTGTTGCGCCTCATCGAGGAGGAGCTTTTGCTGCTTGTATTGCTGGTCCTTCTTTTCTAGCTCCTTGAGGTATCTTGCCGTCTCCGCCTGTGTTCGGCCGGGCAGATGGAGGCCTGTTGTGTCAGCCGATGCCTGCCCGAGCAGGGAGGGGTCGAATCCCGCCTGTGGGCCCGGAGCTAATTCGGGGTAGGCGGAGTGGTGGCGTGCTGCCCACACCATTACGTCATAGAGGTGGCCCGCGGTGTGGCGTGCTTTGTCTGATGTGGCGGGGGTTAGTCTGCCTTGGAGGTCATCCGCGTGCGCGGCGTTGTTGCCGTTTTTGCGCAGGATGTGCAGTTTCTCCATGATGGTGGTGCTGCGTACTTCTTCATAGAACGCGCGGTCTTTCATTAGGTCTAATAGGGATCTGCGCTCTGTTGGTCCTAGAGATCGGAAGGCCCAGATGTGGTGAACTACGCGTTCCACGACCTTGCGTGCGTAGAAGCAGGAGATGACTGGGTCTGCATCTACGAAGCGTTCAACTTTGAGGCATTCTTCATGGGCTTTGGGCCAGATATAGCGCAGGAAGTTGAAGTTGCTGCGTGGGGTGGCGTGTCCGTGGTTTGAAGAGGCAGGAGGGTTCATAGGTGCAAGTATTTCTGGAGTCTAACTAAAGTGCTTATTAAGTGTATCTCAGATGATCTTGCTTTTTGTCATTCTCGGTTTGATCGCATCAGCTTTCTTGAAATGCACAAGGCTCAACCCACTCGGCTTGCATGAACCAGAGCATCGCTAGCCTGTAGCTCCTTGCGGTCCTCTGAGGTCACACCGTCACGCTGAGCCACAGCTTCAATCAACGGGCGCCGTTTCCATCTCTTCCCATCAGTGGCCAACTGCTCCAATACTAGGATCAGGTACCCGTCCCGCTTCCTTTCCGGCGTCAGAGTTCGCCTTGGAAGGCGCGGGTAGACAGTACAGCTTGAAGTTGCTTGAGTAAGCCCAGCTTTTCTTGCAACCTTCCAGTTACATATTCGATGCCTTGGATAGTAGCTGCCAACGCGTGTTGCTCGGTGGAACTCAATTCGGGGACCTGAATCTGAAGAAACGCAGATTGGGTTATATTCTTCATGCTCCCACCGCTTCCTGTCGCCTTCGCACTGATCCGCGCTCTGACTTGCCTGTGCTGAAGGATCCCCACTAATGCGCTTGGGTCAGCAGTGTCCTTCAGCTCGAGACGCCACAATTTATCTGGAAGATATAGGTTCGAGAAATCTCCCTTTATCAGCGCCGACGCTCCCACTAACTCCATAGTGTTAGCGCGGCTCACCAGAATATCGCCCCGGCTCACGGCATGCTGCGGAGCCGGCTCATAGTCGTCAGGCAATGGCTTGGATTCTTCCGGCAAGAACTCGCCGGTAGTCACCGAGCTAACTTTAAGAACTCGATTTCTCACGTTGTCCGAAGTGGCTTCTTTAAGGCTCTTTCCAGAACTTATGCCCTCAACGTAGTGCGACAGTGGGCACTGGGGCTTTCCGAGGATAAATCGCTCAATTTCTGACTGCTTTAGTAGAAGGAGATTCGATAGTTCATTCTGAGTCGCCTGTACATTGTGGACAGTCTCATCAAGTAGTACTGCGATGCGGTGTTGTTCCTCCAGTGGGGGGAGGGGGAACTCAACCTGTCCCAGTGATTTCTTGTTGAGAGTTTGGCCCATCACAGCTCGACTACCTTCGAGGTTGGCGCCGTAGTGGCTCATTGCATGGAACAGATAGCCATTGGATAAGGAAGCCCTATCTTTGGGCAGAAGCGCCGCGATTGCCTCGTTGGTGTACAGGGGAATCTTTGATACGCCGACTTTCCCAATGGTGAGCTTAAAGGAAAAGAGCACGGTACCTGGGTCGCACAGTCGCGGTCGAGTCTCCTCGACAGCGAGATCAGTGATCTGCTCTGCAGTGCTGGAAAGTGCACTGCCCTGGTTCATGTCCTTAATCGACAACCAGGGATGACCGGAACCCCAATACGCCGGATTCTTTCGAGACGGTGTCTTTCCAATCGATATGTCGCATACGTCTCCGAGCTTCACCATGGGCCAATCGTGATGTGTGGTGGTCATGTTATTTGCCTTCCGTGAGCATGGCCTTGAGCTTGGCCAGGCCGGCGGCGATGTCCTGGTCCAGCGTTTCGATCTCGGCGATGATTTCTAGCGGGTCGCGGGTCTCAGTAGCCTCCAGGATGATTTCCTTGTACCGGTTCATCGACAAGTCAAACCCGGCAGCAGCGATCTCCTCCCGTGGCACAGTAAACGAGTACTCCGTGCGTGCCCGGTCCCGTTCGGTGGTGGTGCGCTGATGCCAACGGGCCACCACATCCGGCAGGTTATTGAGTACTGCTTGCTCAGCTGTCAGGGTCACCGGTTGGGGGTCAGCAGCAAAATCTGGGTCATCAAGATCCTGAATATGAGAAAGTGGTGCAGGGCCCAGCAAGCGAGCCTCTAACAAAGGGGTGCGCTTATCATCCAACGAAAAGCCATCAGCGGTGACGTCGTAGAACCACACATCGTCCGTCCCACCGGAATCCGTGCGTGTGAAGCACAGGATCGCGGTAGACACCCCGGAGTACGGCTTAAACACGCCAGAAGGCAGCTTAATCACTGCATCCAGGCGCTGATCCTCAACCAAGTGTTGACGCAGCACCTTGTGCGCCTTGGTGGAACCAAACAGCACACCCTCAGGCACAATCACAGCCGCGCGCCCACCGGGCTTGAGTAGCTGCAGAAAACGGTTGAGGAAGAGCAACTCTGTCTTCTTTGAGGTAGTCACAGCCTTTAGAGCCGGATCAATGGTCTCCTTATCCAGGCTTCCGGCAAACGGCGGATTCGCCAGCACCAGGTCGTAGGCTTCGTGATGCACAGCATCGAGCTGTTGGAGGGAATCCCGGTAGGAGATGTTGGGCTCCTCGAACCCATGCATGAACATGTTCATTGCCGCGATGCGCACCATGGTCTTATCGAAGTCGAAGCCTGTGAGACCAAGTGAGTTATAAGACTCGCGTGTTGTTTTGGTGAATAGCTCCGAGCGATGATGGGACTTAATCCAATCGTTAGCCGCCACAAGGAACCCGGCAGTGCCGCACGCTGGGTCGATAACGCGCTGCTGAGGTGTGGGTTCCATGAGAGACACTATTAGGTCGATGATGTGACTAGGGGTGCGGAACTGCCCATTTTTACCCGACGTGGATAGCTTATCCAGCATGTATTCATAAAGGTCTCCGGTCAGGTCCCTATTGCTGAATGTCAATGAATCGATCAGCTCCATGACGCGTGCCAAGGTGGCTTCGGACTCAATCTCAAAAGTGGCGTTCGTCATGTGTTGTTGGTAGCCCGTGCCGCCCATGGTTTTGATGAAATCAAATACCTCGGTGGAGATCGTACGTTTCCGGCGGGTGAGATCGGAGTCATTAATGAGGTTTCGCCAACGAAGATGCTGCTGATCGCGATCGAAAATTGGAGGGGGAGTGGTGGGATCGGCAAGAGCAAGGCGCTTGTCGATGTTGACCTGGCGATCGTCAAGATTCTTGATGAACAGCAGGAATGTGAACTGTTCAATGACTGTGATCGGGTTGGAAATGCCTCCAGACCAGAAGGTGTCCCAGATCCGGTCGACATGAGTTTTCAGTGCGCCTGTAATCATAGCTAATACCTTAAGCTGCCCGACGTGCGTCGCGGCTGATCGCCATGGAACTTCCGCGAACCTGAACGAGATCCGGGAGTGGATTAGACTAGTCGCACTAGAATGAGGACAATGCGCTGAGCTCAGCAGGTAGCCAGCAGTCATCGAACGCATAAGAGCAAAGGAGCTGGCCATGGCAGCCACCGACATCACCGACAAGGTCACCGTGTACTACGCAGACTGGTGCCCCTACTGCAAGAAGCTGATCACGGACCTTAACGCGAACAATATTCCCCATACCTTAATCGACGCCGACAACGGTCCACATGCCGCAGAGGATTCCGAATGGGTGAAGTCCGTGAACAACGGCAATAGGGTCGTGCCAACGGTGCGCTTTTCTGACGGCACGCACATGACCAACCCACCCGTGGCGGATGTTGCCGCCAAGCTTGAAGAATTGAGCTGATTCTTTAGCGGCGAACCACGGGGGATGGTTAGAACGAGGTGAGGCCGTTTGCGGCGAATATCTCGTCGCGAATGGCCCGGTTCTTCCTCCGCATCTCGAAAGTGATGAAGAATGCATCAATGAGGGTCCATAGTCCGAACCCTCCCAGTGTGAGCGTCATAAACACCGCGTAGACGATGTTGCCCAAGTAGTAACGGTGGGCACCGACGGTTCCTAGGAATAACCACAGCAGCCACATTACTATGGGGTTCTTTTTCCTATCGTCGTATTCCATCTGCGCTTTTTGGGCACGGAGTGGGTCCACGCTTTGTGGTTGATTGCTCGGGAAAGCTTGGGGCTGAGGCTGGGCGTTGTTGCTGTGGTGGTAACCGGAGGAGTAGGGGTTTTCTGGGCGTCCGGCGATGGTCATGGTGTGTCCTTGTCTCACGGGGACGCTCGTGGGGTGGTCCCGTGGGGTTGTGTTATTGGTTCTCTCAGTTTATTCCACTCAACGGAAGATAGCAGATCTTCTGCGTTGGAGGTTACATAATGTCGTCGAGTTACAAGCCACTCAAGACCCTGTTTCACATGGCTGACGGAGATGGGGACGTTCGCGTGGCAGATGAACTTCGGCGTCGATGGGATTCGCCAACTACACATCACTGGAGCTATGTGGTGAGAGATGATCGGATCTTTGTGCTGATGACTACCGCGCTGTCTCGATTGATAGATCGTATTTGGGTCAATGAGGTGAGCATCGCTGGCATCTGGCAATCCTTGCCAGAAAGTGTGCGGAGTAGTTATACCACGCAACTGCTGGTGAAAGAGATTCGTTCCACTCATGAGATCGAGCACATCTATCTCACTGGCGCAGAGATTATGGATGCCTTGACCGCTGTGCATGGTCTTGCGCGAAATGGAGGAGAGGTAGGCAGGTCTTTTATTAAAATGGTGCGAACTTACACCGAGGCATTCAACGCAGATGGAGCATTGCGATACCCCCAGACTGTTGGAGATATTCGGCAGGTCTATGACATGCTGCTTTCACATGAGCTGGCCGATGAGGATGTGCTTGATGGGCAACTCTTCCGGGCGGGAAGCGTATCCATCTCTAACGGCATGAACACTATTCATGCTGGTGCGGTGGGGGAACAGAATATCATCGATAGAATGCAGGTGATGCTCGACTCCTCCACGGATCGGCAAGGCAAGGGGTTGGTCAACGCAATGGTAGAACACTTTATGCTGGAACACACCCATCCCTTTTATGACGGCAATGGTCGTTTCGGACGATTTCTGCTGACCATGAGGTTGGCGCAGCTGCTTTCTAAGCCAACTGCTTTGTCGCTTTCTGGGCATCTTCTTGCCCATAAGACGCGTTACTACAAGGCATTTCAAGACGCTGAGCACCCCAAAAATCACGCTGAGCTGACGTTCTTCGTTCAGTCAATGTTGTCCTTCCTGCAATCTGCTCA encodes:
- a CDS encoding DEAD/DEAH box helicase family protein is translated as MNPPASSNHGHATPRSNFNFLRYIWPKAHEECLKVERFVDADPVISCFYARKVVERVVHHIWAFRSLGPTERRSLLDLMKDRAFYEEVRSTTIMEKLHILRKNGNNAAHADDLQGRLTPATSDKARHTAGHLYDVMVWAARHHSAYPELAPGPQAGFDPSLLGQASADTTGLHLPGRTQAETARYLKELEKKDQQYKQQKLLLDEAQQKMRDAEAQRLREKAKFELQRRNAQMQAQSQLADAEARAEAERVAKEEVERELAAQIEQLQAELAKQQASKSVDTGRPTAPLAISEVETRRQLIDPMLADAGFTGDSITRELKLTGMPTPSGMGYADYVLWDDDRTPLAVIEAKKAMESMSAGAQQVKLYADCIERAYGQRPVMFCTNGFQIDIIDDAANLPGSGAGYPAREVEGFPNAPQLRRMIARRNTRSSLANMEVDPEIAGAGGRVYQLEAIRALTETLEQQRHRQALLVMATGTGKTRVAVATAKLLRNAGWVGKVLFLADRTALVNQAHKAFLNLYPQSSPVNLLENPDQVGDVYISTHHTIMNLINDDGANSARFNPFDFDLIIVDEAHRSVYNHFGRILNYFDAYVLGLTATPKSDINHDTYALFGVDDNTPTYEYSLDEAIKDGNLVPFKTLKQESKFMHRGVKYDQLSPEEQVAWDMAEWGTDEDGSRLNPPDKVSSADINRYLYNRDTIRQVLKTVVEHAIRVGGDQLGKTIIFARSQKHAELIKEVFDAAFPEYSLKGASVITNHTRYPQSALNEFSQPNGPVNVAISVDMLDTGVDVPEVVNLVFFKPVYSPSKFWQMVGRGTRLCPNLFGPDRDKQNFLIFDFCDNIDQFFLGSATEVSVQRPHSLSEKLFTHRAYLLGQLDSHQVSPEFRTRLADELYTATASIPLDNIMVRPEDKETLLRFSTREEWNSLEERDVQNLVNHIAHLPLLTMKDSESAKRFDLLVLQLQADLLNSSPKFHTLREAVEKMADDLMAVSTNIPAVAQHRSFMERVLNVDWWAHVTVEDLEEIRLGLRDLIQFIPKSKRSPVILDIADEMGELSVEEFTPHAAVTTVSYMTSVEQRLRDLLEEHSNNVAMMKLRTARPLTATDVATLESIVAEADGGEPGYSEGIEELRQRLGGDSIPAFIRRLVGLDKTAMLEEFQDLLNNSTLTAAQIRFIKTLVDVLVHNGGVTYEEIFQAPFDEEGSVIDIFDGRTGVIVELREHLEKIERSAKAE
- a CDS encoding restriction endonuclease subunit S, with translation MTTTHHDWPMVKLGDVCDISIGKTPSRKNPAYWGSGHPWLSIKDMNQGSALSSTAEQITDLAVEETRPRLCDPGTVLFSFKLTIGKVGVSKIPLYTNEAIAALLPKDRASLSNGYLFHAMSHYGANLEGSRAVMGQTLNKKSLGQVEFPLPPLEEQHRIAVLLDETVHNVQATQNELSNLLLLKQSEIERFILGKPQCPLSHYVEGISSGKSLKEATSDNVRNRVLKVSSVTTGEFLPEESKPLPDDYEPAPQHAVSRGDILVSRANTMELVGASALIKGDFSNLYLPDKLWRLELKDTADPSALVGILQHRQVRARISAKATGSGGSMKNITQSAFLQIQVPELSSTEQHALAATIQGIEYVTGRLQEKLGLLKQLQAVLSTRAFQGEL
- a CDS encoding HsdM family class I SAM-dependent methyltransferase, producing the protein MITGALKTHVDRIWDTFWSGGISNPITVIEQFTFLLFIKNLDDRQVNIDKRLALADPTTPPPIFDRDQQHLRWRNLINDSDLTRRKRTISTEVFDFIKTMGGTGYQQHMTNATFEIESEATLARVMELIDSLTFSNRDLTGDLYEYMLDKLSTSGKNGQFRTPSHIIDLIVSLMEPTPQQRVIDPACGTAGFLVAANDWIKSHHRSELFTKTTRESYNSLGLTGFDFDKTMVRIAAMNMFMHGFEEPNISYRDSLQQLDAVHHEAYDLVLANPPFAGSLDKETIDPALKAVTTSKKTELLFLNRFLQLLKPGGRAAVIVPEGVLFGSTKAHKVLRQHLVEDQRLDAVIKLPSGVFKPYSGVSTAILCFTRTDSGGTDDVWFYDVTADGFSLDDKRTPLLEARLLGPAPLSHIQDLDDPDFAADPQPVTLTAEQAVLNNLPDVVARWHQRTTTERDRARTEYSFTVPREEIAAAGFDLSMNRYKEIILEATETRDPLEIIAEIETLDQDIAAGLAKLKAMLTEGK
- a CDS encoding mycoredoxin, encoding MAATDITDKVTVYYADWCPYCKKLITDLNANNIPHTLIDADNGPHAAEDSEWVKSVNNGNRVVPTVRFSDGTHMTNPPVADVAAKLEELS
- a CDS encoding TM2 domain-containing protein, translating into MTIAGRPENPYSSGYHHSNNAQPQPQAFPSNQPQSVDPLRAQKAQMEYDDRKKNPIVMWLLWLFLGTVGAHRYYLGNIVYAVFMTLTLGGFGLWTLIDAFFITFEMRRKNRAIRDEIFAANGLTSF
- a CDS encoding Fic family protein, which encodes MADGDGDVRVADELRRRWDSPTTHHWSYVVRDDRIFVLMTTALSRLIDRIWVNEVSIAGIWQSLPESVRSSYTTQLLVKEIRSTHEIEHIYLTGAEIMDALTAVHGLARNGGEVGRSFIKMVRTYTEAFNADGALRYPQTVGDIRQVYDMLLSHELADEDVLDGQLFRAGSVSISNGMNTIHAGAVGEQNIIDRMQVMLDSSTDRQGKGLVNAMVEHFMLEHTHPFYDGNGRFGRFLLTMRLAQLLSKPTALSLSGHLLAHKTRYYKAFQDAEHPKNHAELTFFVQSMLSFLQSAQEELLTHLNEQFER